In bacterium, the genomic window GATCCCATTTGTCCTTGCCAGGAAAGATGATCGGGTTGGCGGGATGGCGTTGCCAGTTGGTGATGCCATCCTTGCTGCGGGCGAGGCAGATCCGCGCCGTGGGCTCATCCTGGAAGCCGATGTAAAACATCACATACCAGTCGCCGACTTTCTCGACCTGACAGGCCGTGACCTTATGCTTCTCCCACGGATTCTTAGGTTCGGCGGAGAAGATCGGGTTGCCCTCATGCTTCTTCCATGTCAAACCGTCCGGGCTGGTCGCGTAACCGATGGCGTTCGGCTCGTTTTGTTCACCGCCTGAATACCACATGCGAAACTGCTTAGCCGCTTCATCCCAGAGTACCGACGGACACATGACGGCAATGTTCTTTTCCCAGGGTTGATCGGCGGACAGCACCGGTTGGTCGCTCATGCGTTTCCACGTTACACCGTCGGAACTGGTAGCGTAGCCGATCCATGAGCGGCCCTTGGCCTGGCCGGTATACCACATGTGATACCCATCGCCGCGCTTCAGAACATAGGGCCGGTTGATGTCGTTCTCCCACCCCGTTTCCGGCCGCGGGCCGAACACGGCCTGCGGCGGCTCGCTCCAGTGGATGCCGTCCTTGCTCTCGACCAGCGCAATGGATTTCTTGGGGCGCCACGAAAGCCACATCCGGTAGGTGTCGCCTTCTTTTAAGACTGAAATGTCGAAGCACGTCCCGTATTTTCCACCCATCACCGGATTGCCCTCGAACTTCTTCCAGCCACCCGATGTTTCATGTTGCGGGGCATCGGATTTTATAAGCGGCGCACGTGGAGTGTCTGCCGAACTCACCAATTTCCTTTGAAGCACGCCGGTCATCTTCGCCAGCGTATCAGAAGCTGCGATTTCTTTACCGTCGGCCAATACCCTGAGGCCTTTTCCCCTGTTATACCGCTCGCCGGTCTTGTCGTAGAAAATGGTCAGCAGGTACCCGTGGTAGGGTACACGATCCAGGCAGAAGTAGTCCCACGTACCGACCGGCACGAGCGGATTGACCTCCACCGTATCGTCGGCCCTCGGACGCAGTCCGATCAAGCCGCTAATGACCAGATCGCAGTAGGTTGAATGGTTGTAATCTTTGCCTCGTTCTTCGCCGCCTTTTCCGGCATCCCACGTGCCGTTTTTCCACGTCTTCAGCCGCGTCCGGGAAATCCAGTCGCCGGTGGCCGGATTGAGGTTCTCGTCAATCCACGGCACAACCGTGCCATCGTCACGCTTGAGGCGCTGCGATTTGGCATAGATTTTCAGGAGATCGAAGTAGTCCTTCCTGCCGACAACGTCCTGCGTGTAGTTGTTCAGCAGGTTGGCCATCCCTGTCAATGTGATCGCGGTTGAAAACGGCCAGCTTGGCCCATTCCACTGGCACTCGTGGCCCGCGTACGACAGCGCGAACCTGGGATGACGCTGCTCGGCGGTGGTCGGACCAAACGGGGCATGGAATCCTTGCGGATCCATGATTTGTTTCCACGCAACCGACTTGTCGGCATCGGGAAGATTGAAATACCACGGCGTGAAACCGTGCAGTTCGCGGACGTCGGACAGCTTCGCGTTCCCGCCGCGGGGCAGGACCTTGAAGAATTGCGCCGCCGGATCCCACAGTTTATCCTGGGTCAACCGCTTGATCGCCTCCGCCTTGGCGCGGAAACGCTCCGCGACCTCTTTCTGCCCCGCCCGGTCTGCGATCCGGGCGATCGCCAACGCGTCGCCGTACATGTAACTGTTGATCGTGGCGCGGTAGCCGTTGCCGCCGATGGAGACCTCCATGCCGTCGAAGTTATCGGTCTGCCAGAAAAGGCCATTGGGGTCGAGCTTGGCTTTTTCCCATTCCCCGTAGTTCCGGACCAGGTCGGGCAACAACTCCTTCGCCATCCGGTCGTCGCCGGTGACTTGCAGGCGCGCCCAGATCGAATCCGCAACCCAGAAACTGTAACGCCGCGGGTCGCCGCCGCCGTGGAACCAGAACCGCGTATAGTCGTCAAGATACTTCGGATCCGCCAGCCAGCGGCCTTCATACAGGTGGTGGCCGGCGGCACAATTGATCGAGTTGAATTTCCCCGCCCAGCCGACATTCGGCAGAAACTCGTCCACAATATAACCGGCAGGCGTCTGTTTGATATGTTTCCGATACGTCCACCAGCGGAAGTAATACGCCGTCTGGATCTCCTCATCCGGGCAATCGAGCAGCGGAATGTTATCCTTCAGGAAGTCCCAAGCCAGGGCATTCGGGAAGGCGTTTTTGTATCGTTCGCCGTCATTCCGGGCAAAGTCCTCGGCGTAGTGCCGGAACGTCTCGGTCTTGAGTACGGATGCGTGCGTAAGAAAGGCGGGCCCGAAAACCAGGGCCGCCACGAGTATGTGTTTTGTTTTTTTCATTTCGTGTTCCTTATAATTTGAGTGTTGTATGTGGTTTATGGTTTCCCGATCTTCCCTGAGACTTCCACTTCACGGTGGCTCGGCCAAACCCCATCGGGCAGTCCGGTGTAAAGAACGCGCAGGAATCTGGCGCGGGGATTCGTCTCAAGAGGAATGGCCCACACCTGGTCTGAGGATGTCCGGGCAGACTGATCGGACGCCACCCGCCAGAGTTCGCCGTCCTCGGAGACTTCCACGCGGAAGCGGTAATTGACGGCCTTCTCGAAAGTGATCCTGACTTGCGAAACAAAGTAGAAATTTTCCAAGTCCACACGCCACCAGGCGGGCAAGGAGTTGCCAGCGGCGCACCAGCGGGTGTCCGGGTCTCCGTCGTTACCATGGCGGGCGGGATTCTTTTCCTCCTCGCTGCTGGCCGAAGTCGGCCGGCTGAGGGCAAGATTCACGGGGTTCGCGCCACGCATCTCGTCGCTCGGCGGTTCAGTAAGAGGGCCGGGATAGGGCCGCACGCGGCACGCCTGGCTCCTCCCCGCGTCCCAGGCAGGGGTTCCGGTCGTGGTTAGGGTGAGGGTGGCGTCCTCAAGCCCCGGTGAGGAGGCGCGGATCAGCGTGGCACCCCCGTGGTAAGAGCGGAACTCCATGGCGGCCAGACCCTCGCGAATATCAATGTCGGTGTTGTTCCGGAAAGTGATCGAACGCCCGGTGGGGAACTCGCCGGGACCTGAGACGACCTCCAGCGTCACCGGCGGACTGTTGTTGATGGGTTTGCCGCCCGCATCTAGCACGGAGACGATCAGTTGGCAGTCCTCGGTGCCGTCATTGGAAAACGTGGTGCGGTCGGCTTCCAGTTTGAGTTTGGCGGGCGTGCCGGCCATGGGCCATGGCGGCGGGGCAATGCCGAGGTAGGCATTGCGATACCAATACCAGGCGCGCAGCGGCAGGCGGAAATGATCGATCATCCCCATGCGGCCCATGTCACCGGCGATGCTGCCGTGGTGGAAGGCACACCACAGGGCTTCGCCGGAACGCCATTCAGGCTTCTCACCCTTGGTCTCACCCCAGCAAGGGTCGTAGATGCCGGGACGGTTGTCCACACGGCTGCCATACTCAGACACCACGCTGGGGATGCCGGGATTCGGAAATTTGGCGCCGTCGCCGTTATAGCTGGCGACATCGCCGATTTTGTCAAAGCCGCCGCGCTGTGCGCCGCCGACGGTTGCGGGGCGGGTCGGGTCCAGTTCATGGCTGAGTTTGATCATCTCCGACGCCAGAGCGAGGGCACGCTTGGTCTCAACGGTGAAAAACGGTTCGTTCGACATGCTCCAGATGATGACCGACGGATGGTTGCGTGCATCGAGGATCATCTCCTTGAGTCCGCGTTTGGCGTTTTCCTCGAATGGCAACCAATGCTCCTTGCCGGGCGGATAGGCACTGCTGTTCCAATAGCCCTCACCACGGAAGCCGCCCATTCCCCAGAAACAGTATTCCGACCAGAACAAAACCCCCAGTTCGTCGCAGGCCTCCAGGAACGCCGGATCGTGCGGGTAGTGCGAGCCGCGGATGAAATTCATCCCGGCTTCCTTGATCAACTTCACATCGCGCCGATGCCCGGTGTTGCATACGGCATCGCCCCAACCGGCATGATCCTGGTGCGCGTTGGCCCCGCGCAAACGCAAGGGCTCGCCATTGAGGAAGAATCCCTTGTCAGCCGTAAACTTGAACCAGCGAAGACCGGTTCTGACCGTGGTTTCATCCACCGTCTTTCCGTTCCCCACCACAGCCACTCTCACGGAATAACAGGACGGATGATCGGGATGCCAAAGCAGGGGTTTTTCGACCACCATTTCCGGGCTGTCAACCGTCACCGTCTGGCCGGCCGCAAGCGAACGATTTTCAGTCGCCGTCCGGGCCACCACCGTGGTGCCATCGGGCGCCACAAGCATCGCCCTAACGGCACATACGCGTGGTGACTTGCCCTCGTTGCTGAGTGTGACAGTCACTTTGACGAGTGCCCTATCCCTGGATACTTCCGGAGTGATCACCAAGACCCCGTTGCGCGGAATATGCAGCAGATCCGTGACCACCAGCTGGACATCCCGGTAGATGCCGCCGCAAAACACATGCTCGCCGGCCCGTGGCGGCAGGACCGGATCCCACCGGTTATCCACCCGCACGGCCAGCAGGTTCTCGCCGGTCCTGACCTGCGATGTTAGATCGACATCAAATCCGGTGTAACCGCCGTCATGCGTGCCAACCAGCACGCCGTTGAGGTAAACTGAGGTATGCTGGAACGAGCCCTCGAATTCGAGGCGGACCTGCTTCCCGGTCCAGCTTGACGGAACCGTGAAATGCTTCCGGTACCAGCCCTCGCCCACATAGAACGTGGAGGCCCGGAAATAAGGAATGCTGAACGAATGCGGCAACCCGATGGGTTCCCATGCGGAATCATCAAGCGACAGCCTTTCCCCGTCCTTCTTCACTCCCAGACGGAAGAGGAAATCGCGGTTGAAATTGATCACCTGACGAATCGATGCCGGATCCTTCGCGGGCAATGCCGGACCCTGGGCGGCATTACAAGTCAGACTTGATCCGATGAGGAGAAGCATAGTCCATATACCTGATGTTCTTGTCATTGCGATATTTCCATGCCAGCGTTCAATTTTCATTGATGTTTCACTTGCGTGACAGGTCGCCGCCGAGGCGGAGCACAGTCCCTGGCTTCATCTTCAGCTCCACAGTTTTTTCACCATAGCGTACCTGGCAGGCCTTGCCGGTTAGACTGCGCAGCGCCACCGAGGTCAGCTTGCCGTCCGCCCACGCCATGTCCACCTCGAAGCCGCCACGGGCACGCAGGCCCGTGACGCTTCCCGTGGGCCACGCCTTGGGCAAGGCGGGAAGCAGGTGCACCTCACCCGCCTGGCTCTGGAGCAGCATCTCGCACACCCCTGCCGTGGCACCGAAGTTGCCATCGATCTGGAAGGGCGGACACGAGTCGAACAGGTTAGGCATGATGTTGTTCTTCAAGAGTTCAGAATACATCTTGTACGAATGGTCGCCATCCAACAGCCGCGCCCAGAAACTGATTTTCCACGCCTTGCTCCAGCCGGTGCCGGAGTCACCGCGGGCATTGAGCGACACCTTGGCAGCAGCGGCCAGTGCTGGTGTTTGGGTCGGCGAGATCTGACGGCCCGGATGCAGGGCAAACAGATGCGACACGTGGCGGTGGGTATTCTTAGGGTCATCGCGGTCGACCATCCATTCCTGCAACTGGCCCCACTTGCCGATCTTCGGGACTAACAGCCTGTCGCGCAGGGCGGTGAGTTTCAGGCGATACTCGAAGTCCACGCCGAGCGCTTGCGAGGCTTCGATGGTGTTGTTGAAGAGATCCCAGACGATCTCCTGGTCGAACGACACGCCGTCTTCACGCGGCCCCTGCTCGGGTGAAAATCCCATGGGCGCCACCAGGGTGCCGTCGGGCAGAGCTTTGAGGCGGTCCTCCCAGAACTCGCACACTTCCTTCATCACCGGATAGGCCACAGTCTTGAGATAGGTCTTGTCACCCCCAAAGGCATAGTGCTCCCACAGATGCTGGCAATACCAGGCGCTGCCGGGCGTGTTCCATTCCCAACTCGATCCGCCGAAGATGTTATTCTCGGTCTGCACGGTCCACCCGCGCTTGGATTTGAAATGGGCCGACGTCTGCTCGGTGCGCACCTCGCGCAGACTGAAGATATAGTTGAGCAGCGGTTCGGCGCACTCCGGCAGGTTGGCGGTCTCGGCCAGCCAGTAATTCATCTGGATGTTGATGTTGGAGTGATAGTCGCAGCGCCACGGCGGCTTGTTGCTGTTATTCCAAAGCCCCTGCAGATTGGCCGGTAAGGCGCCGTGCGACGAACTGATGAGCAGATACCTGCCATATTGGAACAACAGGTTCTCCAATTCCGGATCCTGCGCGTTGGCTTGCTTGTACGCGGCTAGCCGCTTGGGGGTCGACAGGGCTGCGATGGCGACCGCCGTCTTGCCGTTGTCCAGGCGGACCCGGTTGAACAGCGCCTGATACTCCTTGACGTGCGCGGCCAGCAACTCGGTGTAGGGACGTTTTGCCGCCTTGTCAAGTTGCTCAGTCACCAGGCGGTGTGGCGCCTCACCGGTCCTCCAGCCTTTGCTGCGCTGGTTGAGGTAGTCCGTGCCGGCACCCACGATGAGCGTCAGGCTCGTGACGTTCTGGAACGCGATGCCCGCAGGTGTCGCGGTTAGCGTGCCGCCCTCGTTGAGAACCAGAATCTGTGATTCATACTGCAGACCGTTCTTCAACTTGCCCGCCGCTGTGAGCCTGTGAGGCGCGATGATGGGGCTGGCATTGTGCGCATCCTGGATGGTGAGGGTGCCGGAGTGGCTGCCCGGCTTGTCGGCGGTGAAGCGAAACACCATGACCTGGTCGGGAAAGCTGGCAAACGACTCGCGCCGATAGGTCACCCCATCGCTGACATAACTCACCGCATGTACCGCCCGGCTGATGTCCAGTTCGCGGCGGTAATTTTCAGCGGGCTTGGCCAGCGGCAGTGCCACCCCGAACCCGCCGAGATTCTGATACATGCCCGAGTCCTTTTCGTCACCCTCCCACAGGCTGGACTCGTTGAGTTGAACATTCTCCCTCTCGGCCGCGCCGAAGATCATCGCGCCCAAGCGACCGTTGCCGATCGGTAGCGCTTCCGGCTCCCAATTCGTAGCCGGGCGGTCATACCACATGACCTGGTTGGGTTGCGTGGCGGGCTGGACTGCCTGGCCAAACGCCAGCGGTGCCATTAACATCGCGACCATTCCACAAAATCGGGCATATTGTATATTCATGCAGAACACTTTGCTTGCCGGTGCCACTATGATCTGGCTCGTTTTGATTTGATTCCTCATTTTGTGTTTTTTCCTTTCAATTACGATTAAGATTACGATTAGGATTTCTTATTTCATGATATTTGGGGACACCATACTTATTCCCATCAGCGCCTGCATGTTTATGACCCACAAATTCTTTTGAAGATGCCTTACTTCATCAACTCCGCGAGTTTCGGGCCAATCGCATCGGCCCAGATCTGGTAGGCGGCGGCGGAGAGGTGGAGAAAGTCGGGCATGATCTCCTTGGTGAGGGAGCCGTCGGGCTGCAGGAATTTGTCGCCGATGTCGAGGAAGAAGATGTTCTTGCCGTCGTCGAGCTTGGCGATGATGGCGTTGACCTGCTTGCGCTTGTCGTTGGGGGCGCCGAGCTTGCCCGTCGGCCAGTCGCCGCGCGGGAAGATGGCGAGCAGGAGGATCTTGGCCTGCGGCTGTTTGGCACGAATCGTTTCGACGATGGCGGTGATGCCTTTGGCGATGTTTTCAGCGGGATCGCTACCGACGTTGTTGATGCCGATCAAGAGGACGACGGCCTTGGGCGTGATGCCGTCGAGTTCGCCGTTGGTGATGCGCCAGAGGACGTGCTGCGTGCGGTCGCCGGCGATGCCGAAGTTTGCGGGCTGGTAAGCACTGAAGGCTTTGTCCCAGATCATCTTATGGTTGCCCCAGAAGTCGGTGATGGAGTCGCCAAGGAACACGAGCTGTGCCTTGCCTTCCTTCGCGATGCCCACAAATTTTTCATGCGCGGCGGCAAAGCGGGCGTCCACTTTGCCATCAGGCCCGAATTTTTCGGCGGCGACATCCGGCGGCTGCGGCAGCAGTTTGACGGCCGGAACGGCGGGCTTGGCGGCGGGTCGCGGCAGGAGCGCGTCACATTTTTTCTGCAGCGCCCCGGCGATCAATTGGTAGCCCTCACTCGACCAGTGGAGCGTGTCGCCGCAGGCGAGGTTGAGGTGATCCTTCAGCAGGGCGTAGAGATCCACGCTGTCCACCCCCTCCTCCTTCATGACTTTCTCAGCCAGCGTGTTGATCCGGATGACAATGGGATTGAGCTCGCCTAGGCCGGTGACCGGGCTGCCCTTCGCCGTGACCGGCGTCGTGGAGGCCCAGACCAGCTTGGCTTTCGGAGCACCCTTGCGGAACGCCTGGACCATGTTGCGCAGGACGGCCTCGATCTGCGCGTCCGAGACCTTGTCCGGCGACCAGCTCAGCGAATGCAGCCCGTTGTTGAAGATGATGATGTCGAACGGTGCAGCCGCTGCGGCCGCCTCAAACGCGGCGGTCGGGAACCCGCCCACGCCGCCGACGAAATGGCACCAGTTATAACAGTAGGCCTTGTCCTTCATGAGCGCGGAAAAGGGCTCCCCGTATCCATAGGAAATGGAGTCGCCATAATAGAGGATGCGCGGCAGCGGCTTGTCGATCTTTCCCGGCACCCGTATCAGCCAGCCCGGCCCGCCGATGTAGCCGTTCTTCAACGTGTCCGCCGACTCGCCCGGCAGGTAATACTTGGTGTCCGGCCCGTAAACCTTCAGGCTGAGTATTTCATAGCCTGAGAGCGCCTTCATACCCTTCCGGCCCGGCGTGCGCCCCACCCAGATCGGCGCGAGATTCGGCGAGATGCGCAGCAGATACTGCGGCCCGGCCGCATTGTTCTGATACTCCGCCACCACACCATCCCGCACGGCAAAGACGAACTTCCACACCCCATCTTTGGACCACCACGAAAAACGGTTCCCCTCATACGTGACGCCGTTCACCGTCGTCACCACTCCCCACTTGAACGCATCGACCGCGAACCCCGTATCGGAAACCCGCTGGTCCAGCAACTGCAGCGTGCGGCCATCTTCTATCGCACCGAAGCGGATTTCCATTGTGATCGTGAAGCAGGAGGGGTCCGTAATCGCGCTGTTGGGGATGGCGAACGCGCTCTCTCCGTCCATCATGACACGCCCGTCCACCCGCTCGACTCGCCCGGTTGTGGCCGCAAACGCATCCTTGGCCAAATCCCATACCGGTACCGGCACCTTCGCCGGCTCGGCCGTCACCGTTCCCGCTCCCACCGCCATCATCACGCAAATCCCATATATCCAACTTTTCATCGTTCGATCCCTTTCATTAGCATCCCATAGAAATCCTAATCTTAATCTTAATCCTAATCTTAATCGTAATCCATTGTCCCCAAGAGGATTACGATTATGATTACGAGCCAGAAAAGTCTCTTAAGTACGCGTCATTTCACTAAGAGGCCTTCCCCTGAATCACCCGAACCCCGAAGCCTTCCAACGTCAAGGCACCGGATACGGCTTCACCTGTCATCATATCCGTGAAGGCGCCATCGGGTGGCAGATCCACACGCTGGGGCTGTTCGTTAAAGTTCATCACGAAGATAAAATCCCGTTCCCCATCACTGCGCCGCTGGGCGGTAACCCCTGCGGGCAGGTCCACCGGGAGCGCCCGTACAAGCTTCAGGTCATTTGCCAGAACCCCATAGAAATCATCCAGGAACCGTTCCCCCATCCTGGCGGCATGATAATAGGCCCGCCCTTTTCCGAAAGCATTGACCGTCACCGCCGGTCGGCCGGCATAGAAATCCTTGGCATAGGTCGCGAGGGTTTCCGCGCCCTCGGCGTGGATCAGGTCGCAGAAGATGTGCGCGGGATACTCGCCGGAGAGCCCCATCGGATTCCCGGGCCCGAACCTCACGGCATTGGTCGCGCCAATGGCGAGGGCATCAATTTCCTCGGACCAGAGCCCCAGCATCCGTCGCAACGGACCGGGGAAGCCGCCCAGGAAACAAAGATCGTTCTCGTCCACCCACCCGCTGAGATAGGTCGCCACGACCACGCCACCGGCCTTCACGAACGCTTCGAGCCGATCCGCCACGCCCGGACGCAACAGGTAAAGCATCGGGGCGATCACGAGTTTATAACGCGATAGCTCCTGATCCATATCGATGACATCGAAGGGAATCCCCCGCGTCCAGAACGGAGCGGCATGGGCGATGCAGGTACTCAGGTACCGCTTCTCGCCGTCATTGCGGGGCCCCTTCGCATCCTCCAGCGCCCAGCGGTTTTCCCAGTCAAATACCACCGCCACCTCCACCGGCGTCGCCGAACCGGCCACCGGCGTGAGCCGGCGCAAGTCCCGGCCCAGTTCCGCCACGTCGCGGAATACACGGGTGTGTTCATGTCCCACATGATCCACCACCGCCCCATGGAATTTTTCAGAGGCCCCGCGGCTCTTGCGCCACTGGAAATACATCACCGAATCGGAGCCGTGCGCGACGGCCTGCAGGGACGAAAGCCGGTGCATGCCGGGTCGTTTCAACGTGGACACCGCCTGCCAGTTGGACACGCTCGGGGTGGACTCCATCAACAGGAACGGCTGCCCGCCACGCAAACTGCGGTTGATGTTGTGCATGAAGGCGACGAACAGCCCCCAGTGCGCCTCCAGCCGGTCCGGCCAGAGGGGTTCAGCGCCATCCCGCACGCTGTTGAGCAGGGAGTATCCCGCAGGACCCGTATGCCAGAAAGGATAGCTGTCCCACGAAATCACATCCAGGTGGGGTGCCAGTTTCCAGTAATTGAGGGCCGGGTAGTCTCCCATGAGATTGGTGGTAACCGGCACGCCGGGTGCCCCTTGCCGGAGGGGTTCAATCTCGTGGCACATGAAGTCAACCGTCTGGTCGGTGACAAACCGCTTCCAGTCGAGGTTATGGCCATGCACCAGGGTTTCGCCATGCGGGGCAGGCGATTCGATCTGCTCCCACGCCGTATAGGTGTGGCTCCAGAAGCTGGTGTTCCACACCTCATTCACCCGCTTCAGGTCATCACCGTAGCGGCGGCGCAGCCAGAGCCGGAACGCCTCCTGGCAAAGCGGACAATGGCACTCGCCGCTGTACTCGTTGGAGACATGCCAGAGCAACAAGGCGGGGTGTTTCCCATAACGTTCGGCAAGCCGGGCATTGATCAGGCGCACCTTGTCCCGGTAAACTGGCGACGTGGTGCAATGATTGTGGCGCACGCCATACAGATTACGGACCCGGTTCGGCCCCACGCGCAGGACTTCGGGATACTTTGCCGCCATCCAGGCGGGCCGGGCTCCACTCGGGGTTGCCAACACCACCCGGACGTCATGCGCCGCAAGGTCATCGATCGTCCGGTCCAGCCAATCAAATGTGAACACCCCCTCCTCGGGCTCCAGGGCGGTCCAGGCAAAGATGCCCACGCTCATGACATTGCAGTTCGCCAGGGGCATCATCCTTAAATCTTCACGAAGGATATCCGGCCGGTTCAACCACTGGTCGGGATTATAATCCCCGCCATGAAGAATCTGTGAAAAACGGCAGTGGGTCTCAGGGGCACTCCTCATCATCCTATTCATCCTTTCCTTTGGAATAATACCACTCCTGCGGGATCGGCTGTTTCTCCAGGCCCGGACCGGAGACGAGCAGTTCGGGAACCGTCCCGCCCCACATGGTGTTTTCCCTCATCCCCGGGTGATTGAAGCGCTCGGCGGCATCGGTGCGGTAGTCGACATAGATCGCCTTGAAGGGCTGCATTCCTTTTTTGAGCGCCACGCTCCAGGTGCCGTAGCCGTGCCGGGTCGTGGCCGGGTACCACTCGTTGAGGCTGCCGGTCGGACGGTTGCCGGAGAATTCCTGGCCGACAAAGAGCCGCAGGGCGTATCCCGGCTCGGCTTTGGAGAGGATCAACTCCTGCGGAGCGTGGAAGGTGTAGATTCCGTCCTCAGGCACCGCGAGGTAGCCGGAATAGGTCCAGCCGAAGGCTTTCTCCGCGTTGGGAGCGCATCGTTCGAAGAGCTTCTTGACCGTGAACGTCTTCTGCGGTTGGACCCGGTGCGGGAAGAAGATCATATCGCGCCAATCCCCTTCGCAATACTCCGCCTTCAACCCGGGCATGGCCTTGGGCGCTCCGAGCGGGGCCACGGCTTCCGCCGGTTTCTGGAGCGTGAAATAGGCCGAGGCGGTCACGGTGGCATGGGTGCCGGCCAGGTTTTCGGGCAGACGCTCGAGTCCTTTCCTGAAGGCGCGGGCCTTCACCGCCACGGTGTTGTCGATCATAAACGGTCCGGCATAGAGCGCCGACTGCAGATCGGGTTCGGTCCCATCCAACGTGTAACGGATCTCCACCCCCCCGGTCGCGCAGCTCAGGCTCACCGGCTGCGGACCGCTGATGACGTTGCAGGCCGGCTCGATTTTCACCGGGGCAATCGGGGTGAGGATGGCTGCCCCCGGGCGCACTTTCCCCTTGTCGAGCGCAAACTCGAAGTCGGTCGCGGCCGGCTTCTTCCTTTGGAACTTCCCGCAGCCGAGCACAAGGCCGCCCGCCTGAGAGCTCACCAGCAGCGCCTCGGCTTTCGCCGAAACGTCCGCCACCTTCATCTCCGCCTCCCCCTCCAGCGCGGCCATAAATGACAGGCTCTTCCCCTTGGCAAGGGTGGCCTTGAAGCCGCGGGTGGTCTTCCCGTCGCCCAGCGGCTCGGTCGAGACGATCTGCGGGATGGCTCCGGTCGGCACCGCCTCGATGAGCGAGATGACCAGGTCATTGCCCGGGCTCTTCCAGCTGCCGCTGACCCGGAGGAAATCATAGAGCTTGTAGTTCAGCGTGTAGTCCTCCTTGATCGCCTCCCCGTCGTTTCTTTGCGTGCTGAACTCCATCCGCGGACCGAAATGGAGGATCGCCACGTTGGGCATTTCCGCGCCGGCGGTGATCACGCTCTGGCTGCCATTCGCATCGATCGCAATCGTCTCGGGCGTGAATGTTTTTCCGCTGACGCGCGGAGTCC contains:
- a CDS encoding beta-galactosidase; its protein translation is MMRSAPETHCRFSQILHGGDYNPDQWLNRPDILREDLRMMPLANCNVMSVGIFAWTALEPEEGVFTFDWLDRTIDDLAAHDVRVVLATPSGARPAWMAAKYPEVLRVGPNRVRNLYGVRHNHCTTSPVYRDKVRLINARLAERYGKHPALLLWHVSNEYSGECHCPLCQEAFRLWLRRRYGDDLKRVNEVWNTSFWSHTYTAWEQIESPAPHGETLVHGHNLDWKRFVTDQTVDFMCHEIEPLRQGAPGVPVTTNLMGDYPALNYWKLAPHLDVISWDSYPFWHTGPAGYSLLNSVRDGAEPLWPDRLEAHWGLFVAFMHNINRSLRGGQPFLLMESTPSVSNWQAVSTLKRPGMHRLSSLQAVAHGSDSVMYFQWRKSRGASEKFHGAVVDHVGHEHTRVFRDVAELGRDLRRLTPVAGSATPVEVAVVFDWENRWALEDAKGPRNDGEKRYLSTCIAHAAPFWTRGIPFDVIDMDQELSRYKLVIAPMLYLLRPGVADRLEAFVKAGGVVVATYLSGWVDENDLCFLGGFPGPLRRMLGLWSEEIDALAIGATNAVRFGPGNPMGLSGEYPAHIFCDLIHAEGAETLATYAKDFYAGRPAVTVNAFGKGRAYYHAARMGERFLDDFYGVLANDLKLVRALPVDLPAGVTAQRRSDGERDFIFVMNFNEQPQRVDLPPDGAFTDMMTGEAVSGALTLEGFGVRVIQGKAS